From a region of the Macrobrachium nipponense isolate FS-2020 chromosome 3, ASM1510439v2, whole genome shotgun sequence genome:
- the LOC135221828 gene encoding uncharacterized protein LOC135221828: MSASNFLSKLRRATPQVVNCFRGAQLYHRQRVASDVYPPELIVLFTWLGAKQKYAYKYANCWTQRGHDVLHITTTVRDLLFPKTGAEVTASRVVDFLDKYDKSVIIHGLSVGSYLTQRVLLQARDATFRVTHQMFDSFTTCSGIEAGVENAVNPRYRDIAKKSVKLYTKCADLSSINEAQRFALTTPCPAPIMFIHSLADKVAPYSEVVPIIDAATKVCPVRLHIIPAEENVPHVTIMKCLGEEKYMGMLYDFIEEYREPGVMGCTSEVKSSSPGRAESPNIAALS; encoded by the exons GTCGTTAACTGCTTCCGCGGCGCACAGCTCTACCATCGACAGCGGGTAGCAAGTGATGTCTATCCACCTGAGTTGATTGTCCTTTTCACATGGCTTGGTGCCAAACAGAAGTACGCCTACAAGTATGCAAATTGTTGGACTCAACGAGGTCATGATGTCCTCCACATCACCACAACTGTCAGAGACTTGCTTTTCCCAAAAACGGGAGCAGAG GTTACAGCTTCCAGAGTCGTTGATTTCTTAGATAAGTACGACAAAAGTGTTATCATTCATGGATTAAGTGTAGGCAGTTATCTCACACAGCGTGTTCTTCTACAAGCCAGGGATGCCACATTCCGAGTTACACACCAAATGTTTGACAGCTTCA caACATGTTCTGGTATTGAGGCTGGTGTTGAAAATGCAGTGAATCCTAGATATAGAGATATTGCAAAGAAAAGTGTCAA GTTATATACAAAGTGTGCTGATTTATCCAGCATAAATGAGGCCCAGAGATTTGCATTAACCACACCATGCCCAGCCCCTATTATGTTTATTCACAG TCTAGCAGACAAAGTTGCTCCGTATTCAGAAGTGGTGCCTATCATTGATGCAGCAACAAAAGTTTGTCCTGTAAGATTACATATTATACCAGCAGAGGAAAACGTACCTCATGTTACAATCATGAAATGCTTAGGAGAAGAAAAGTACATGGGTATGCTTTACGATTTTATAG AGGAGTACAGAGAACCTGGTGTGATGGGCTGTACATCAGAGGTTAAGTCATCTTCCCCTGGAAGGGCAGAGTCACCAAACATTGCTGCACTGAGCTAA